CGCCGACACGGCACATCCCCCCCTGTCCGGTTTCCTCATCGAAGGAAGAGAAGCGGTAGCCTCCCTCGTCACTCCGATCTGGTCGCAGCAGCTTGACGTATCCCATGGCCGAAAGGGCCTCCATCCAGGAAATGCTGTCCCGACGATGAATCCAGTCGTGGTTTCCCTCCACGACAATGCATGGAATGCCGGCCTCCTTCAGCGGCAGCAGGCATTCGATGGTACCGGCGAAGGTTCGGGGCAGGATCTGTCCGGTATGAAACAGGTCCCCCGCTATCAGCACGAAATCGACCCGCTCTGCCAGAGCGTCGGCGATAATGCTGTCGAGACATCGGAAAAAATCGGCATAGCGTTCCGTTTCGGCAGCGCTTCTCCGATAGGTTTTTCCAAGATGAATATCCGCGGTGTGTATGAAACGCATGTTTGAGGCCCTGAGGAATCCTAATTATAGAACAACCGGCTTAATGATAAAAATGACCAAATGTAAGGAAAAAATTTAAAAATAAGAAGGGCAATAATTGTCATATAAGATGATATTTGGTCATTATTATCCTTATATTATTCAAATATTGACAAAATTCGATCCTTAATCACCTCGAAGAACTTTTCAACTGTTATTGAAGTGCAATCAGTTTCGGTAAAAGCCGGTATAATGTGAGAAAAAGGTGCTATTGCCATGATCCCTAAAAGAAAACTAGGAAAAACCGGTGTGGAAGTTTCCTGTATCGGCCTTGGTGGTGAAGGCATTCTCCGCTCCTGCGGCCGGGAACGGGAAGCGCAAGCGGTCATCGACCGTGCTCTCGATCTGGGTATCAACTATTTTGAATCGGCCCGGGCCTATGCCGACAGCGAATCCTATTACGGACTCAGCCTGGGATCAAGACGGCAAGGTATTTTTCTGGCCAGCAAGGCGCACGACCGCAGCGCTGCTGGAGCCATGGAGCAACTGGAGCAAAGCTTGCGGGCTCTGCGCACCGACTGGCTCGATCTGTGGCAGATTCACGATGTGCGCACGGACGAGGATCTGCAGAAAATTTTCGCTCCCAACGGTTTGCTGGAAGCCTTCCGCAGGGCCAAAAAGGACGGCAAGGCACGATTTATCGGCATCACCGGACATCAGGACCCCGACATTCTGCTGCAGGCCTTGACCCTCTACGAATTCGACACGGTCCTGCTGCCGGTCAATCCGGCGGAAACGCACTGGCTGAGTTTTCCCCACATCGTTCTGCCCGAAGCCCGTCGCCAGGAGATGGGGGCCATCGGCATGAAGGTCTTCTGCAGGGGTTTCGGCCTGCAGATTCCCGGTCAGGGAAGCGCCTCCCTGTGGCTCCGCTATGCCCTATCCTTCGACGTCTCCACCATCGTCATCGGCTGCGACAATCCGCTTCAGGTCACCGAAAATTTTGAAGCCAGCCAGATATCTCCGCTCAATACTGAGGAACGTCTGGCCCTGGAAAAGGCCATTAAGCCCTGGGCCAAACGATTGATGCCGTACAAACAAAGCCGGAACCCGAAAAAATCCATTCCCAAACCGGTCCGATTCCGCCCGCTGAACAGCGACTGTTGATCCTTTGTCTCTCTTAAGAAGGTCGGGTGATGTACGAGCGACTGAATCGAAGTACCGGATCATCTTTGGCTTATCGGATAACCCGCCCTCTCGGTCGGGAAGAGATGCAGCAGATCACGGACGAGTTGGAGGGAACCATCTCCGTCCACGGCAGGATACGGGTGCTGATCGATTTGAAAGCATTTCCATTCGACGGACTGGGATCGCTGTGGGAAGAACTCAAATTCGACATTCGCCATACACCCCGCCTGGAACGACTGGCCATTGTCGGTGGAACGGACGTCCAGCAGTGGGTCTCCAGGATATTCGGAGTCCTGACCCACACCCGCTGTCACTGTTTCAATGAGGGCGAACTGGATCGGGCATGGGACTGGCTGACCGGGGACTGAAGGTCCTCCGGCGGTCCTGGAACACCTCCTGATTATCATGGATCGCGGGACAAAGCAATCAGCCCCTTACTGTCCGAGGCAATTCTTCACCCCCTGGGCGAAAGAGATCGGTTCAATGCCGAAAGTGTCCGCCCAGGGTCCCCTGTCGCAGATATTCCCCTCCAGCAGCATGGTCAGCTGTCCAGAGGTGATCGGAAAAGCGGAGAACTGTTCCATGACCCGGACAACCGGTTTGACCAGGGACACCGGCTGGTGGATTTTTCGGACTTTGTCCTTGCCCAATGCCTTGCCGATCAGGTCGAGGATTTCATTGTAGGCATAATCTTCGGAACCGCACAGGTGAAAAATCCGCCCCACCGTTTCCGGCAACGACAGCGCCCGGACAAAGGATTCGGCCACCTGCTCGAGCGCCACCGGCTGCAGCCGGTAGCGGCCGTCGCCGATCACGGGCACCACCGGCGCCAGGCGAACCATTTTTGACAACATGGAAAAAAGATCGCTGCCCGGTCCGAAAATCAGCGATGGACGGAAAATGGTCCATTCAAGTCCCGAATCCCCCACCGCCTGCTCAGCCCGCCACTTTGTCCGCTCGTATTCGGAGTATCCGTCGGCCCTGGCGCCGTTGGCGCTCATGTGAAGATATCGCCCGGTGCCGCTGGCAGCTGCAGCACGAAGAACATTTTCGGTTCCCTGCACATGCAGTCGTTCGAAGGTCACTCCTTTGTCCGGAAATTCGCGGATGATTCCGACGAGGTGGATGACCGCTTCGCATCCCCGCATCCCCTCGGGGAGGCTGCCAGGATCGGTAACGTCTCCCGGATGGATCCTGATGTCGGGATGTTTTTCCAGTTTTCCTTCCGAACCGGGGCGCACGAGGGCGACAACCTGATGCCCGGCCGCAGCCAGCTGCCGCAGCACTTCGCCGCCCACAAACCCGGTGCTTCCCGTCACGAAAACCTGCATAGGACACTCCTTCAAAGGGTGTAGTGCGCCTTGTTCAAGGCCACAGCCAGAGCAGCAATAATCCTCCGGCCAGGGAAAATCCGAAAAGGACCGATATTCGTGCCAGAAGCCTGGCTTGCCCCAGAGCACCGACAATAAAAGCTTTGAACATGATATTGGACAGAGCTCCGATCATGACCATGCGCCAGCCGGTATCCAGGTCCAGTCGATCGTTTTTGATCATCTGGGCGGTCGACAGGGTGATGGCATCCATATCCGTCAGTCCGCTGAAAGCCGCCACCACATACAGGCCGGCATCGCCGAAATGCTCTTCGGCCGCCGCGACAGCCAGCAGCACGAGAGCATAGAGGGCGCCGAAAACCACCGCGGCGATAAGGTTCGAAGGATCCTTCGGCTCGGGTATATCCGCCTTTTTTCTGTGCGCCAGCAGATAGGCCGCCAGGGAGATCAGTCCCATCCACAGGGTCATGAGGCCGAACTGGGGCAGCATTTCCCAGAAAATTTCGGGTGCCACCAGAGCCACTTCGAAGGCCACACGAATAAACACGACCGTGGAGGCGATCATGATGACAAGGGCCGCCAGCGGGGAGGCCTCGGGAGAGGTTCTGGTGCGGCGCGCATAGCTGACGGTGGTGGCGGTGCTGGAAATAATCCCGCCAAGCAGGCCGCTCAGCACCGAACCCGTTTCCGCCCCCATATAGCGGGCCACCAGAAAACCGCCGAGGCTGATGCCGACGATCAGGACGACCATCAGCCAGATATGGAAAGGGTTGAGAACGTGATAGGGACCGTAGGAATGGTCCGGCAACAACGGCAAAATGACCAAAGCAATCAGAACCAGGCGAAAAACGGCCCGGATCTCGGCCTCGCCGATGCGCTGGACGAAACCGTGCAGAGGCTGTTTCCAGTGCAGCAGCATAGCCACGCCCCCGCCGATGGCCACGGCCTCCGCGACTCTGCCGGTCGGCAGCAGGGCGCCCACGGCGAACATGACCAGGGCGGCCACTTCCGTAGTGGGACCCGGATGCGCCTCCCGGGTGGTTTTGCGTCCCAGGTTGGCCATCACCATGGTGGCGCCGAGGGCGATCAGGCCGCCGGCCAGAATCCAGCCGCCGAACCTGACCGACAGAATGGAACAGACGGTTCCGAGGACGGTAATCAGGGCAAAGGAGCGGATTCCGGCGGCCCGGGGCTGGGACCATTCCCGCTGCAGGCCGACCAGAAGTCCCAATCCGAGGGCTATACCGAGTTGTTGCCAGACCTGCATGTTGATTTTCATCCTTTCTTCGCAACGCTTTCCTTTCAATTCTAACCGAACCCGCCGATTTCACAGAGAGGGATGAAACTTCTCCCGGGTTTTCGTCCGCCGGGTTTTCCATCCGCCCACAGCTTCTTTTTCTCCCTTTCTTGAAAACTTCTTTATTTTTTCTAAAGTTAACGGAAACTGGGAGGGGTCATGAAGCCGATGGTGTTGATAGGACGTTCTCTTCCTGCCCTGGGTGAACGCCTCATGCAGGCGCTGGATGCACAGCCGGGCCGCTGTCTGATCGAGGTTTTTCCCGACGGTGAAATCAAGGTGCAAGTGAAGGAAGCGCTTGAGGGACGCAAGGTCTTTCTGCTGCAATCCACCCACGCACCGGCCGGCGCACATCTCCTTGAGCTTCTCCTGCTCGCCGACGCCTGCCGCCGGCGGGGGGCCCAATCGATCGTTGCGATCGTCCCCTATTTCGGCTATGCCAGACAGGATCGCCGGGTTACCGGTGAGGAGCCGATCGGCGCCCGGCTTGTGGCCGACCTTCTGGCCTGCCGCTGCGACCGGATCATCGCCTTCGACCTGCACACTCCCGCCATCGAGGGATTTGCCGACATTCCCCTGCTGCATCTGACGGCGGTGCCTCTGCTGGCCGAAACCTATCGAAAACACCGCCATTCAAACGATGTCCTGGTCGCCCCGGATGCCGGTGCTGTCCGCCTGGCCAACCGATACGGCGAACTGTTGGATCTTCCGGTGGCCTACGTGGAGAAAGTGCGGAAAAGCGATCGCGAGGTGTCGGTGCGGGCGGTGACCGGTGAGGTCAAGGATCGGTCTCCGGTCCTGGTCGACGACATGATCAGCACAGGGGGGACCATGGTGGCCGCGGTGAAAGCTTTGCTGGAGGCTGGTGCAAAGCCGGACATATCGATTATGGCAAGCCACTGTCTGCTTGTCGGCGAGGCTGCTGATCGATTGGCGAAACTGCCTCTGCAGAGAATCCTCACCACGGACAGCATCACGCTGGCGGCAACCCGGCCTCTCCCTTTGGAAAGATACAGTCTGGCTCAGATCCTGGCAGACGAGGTGAACCGGATAGCAGGTATACCTCTCGAAAATTGACCGGCTTCCCGAACCAAGGCTGTCTCGACCACAGGCAGACGGGCCCTTGGTGACTCCCGGGGGCATGATATACTGAAACAACCCATCAGGGTTTAAGGCTTTCTGATTAGAAACGGGAGGCAGGTCATGCCAAATCCGGCTTCTCTGCAAGGGCAGGCGGCGCTGGTCACCGGTTCATCCTCAGGAATTGGCCGCGCCTGTGCCGAGGCGCTGGCCGCTGCCGGTGCCGACGTGGCGATCAATTACCATCATTCCGCCCAGCAGGCCAGGGAGGCGGCCGATCAGATATCCCGGCAGCACGGCGTGAAAACGGTCACCATCGGAGCCGATGTCAGTCAGGAGCAAGACGTCGAACGGATGTTCGCCAGAACCCTCGAGGCCTTCGGCCATCTGGATATTTTGGTCAGCAATGCCGGTATCCAGAAGGACGCTCCCTTTGCCGACATGACGCTGGAACAGTGGCGAAAAGTTATCGACGTCAACCTGACCGGCGGCTTTCTTTGCGCCCGGGCGGCCGCAAGGGAATTTCTGCGCCGGGGCCCCGTTCCCGAGCGCTCCCGCGCCCTGGGCAAAATCATTTTTATCAGTTCCGTCCACCAGAGGATCCCCTGGGGAGGACATGTCAACTATGCCGCCAGCAAGGGCGGGCTGATGCTGTTGATGAAGTCCATCGCCCAGGAGCTGGCGCCCCGCAAAATCCGAGTCAACGCCGTGGCCCCCGGTGCCATCAGAACCGACATCAACCGCGACGTCTGGGAAGACGAGCAGACCGCCGCCAAACTCTGCAGCCTGATCCCCTACGGCAGAATGGGTGACACTCTCGACATCGGACCTGCCGTGGCCTGGCTGGCCTCGGATGCCGCCGATTATATCTCTGGAGAAACTCTTTTCATTGACGGCGGCATGACGCTTTACCCCGGATTCGGCACCGGCCGATGACGGATCCTTTTCCTCCGAACCTCTGCGCCCATCGTCAAAACACCCTGTCGAGGAAGTTTCCATGCCCATCACCAATGCCGACATTGCCCGCATCTTCAACCATATTGCCGACCTGCTGGAGATTGACGGGGACAATCCTTTTCGGGTAAGGGCCTACCGCAATGCCGCCCGTACCATCAGCGATCAGCCGCAAGGCATGGCAGAGATGCTCGAAGACGGCAAGGACCTTTCGCAGTTGCCCGGAATCGGCAAGGACCTGGCCGGCAAGGTTGCCGAGATTGTCGCCAGCGACCGTCTGGAAATGCTGCGGACACTGGAAGCGAAGGTTCCACCCGATCTGTGCGAACTGCTGCGCCTCACCGGACTCGGACCAAAGCGGATCGCAGTGCTTTATCGCCAGCTCGGGATCAAAACTTTTGACGAACTGGCCGCTGCGGCCCGGGACCAGCGAATCCGCGAACTGCCCGGGTTTGGCAAGAAGACCGAAGAAAATATCCTGAGGGAGATCAAGGGCAAGACCGCGATGGCTTTGCGTACCCGGCTCGCCGAAGCGGAACAGGTGGCCGAACCGCTGCAGGCCTATCTGAAAGCAACCGAGGGAGTGAAGCAGGTCATGGTTGCGGGAAGCTATCGGCGGCGTCTGGAAACGGTAGGAGACCTGGACATACTGGTCGCCTGCGAGCGCGGCAGCCCGGTGATGGATCGGTTCACCGATTTCGAAAACGTGGTCGAAGTTCTGGCCAAGGGCGGAACCAAATCCTCGGTGCGTCTGCGCGGCGGCCTGCAGGTGGACTTGCGGGTGGTTCCCGCGGTCAGCTACGGGGCGGCGCTCTACTACTTCACAGGATCGAAGGCTCACAACATTGCCGTGCGTCAGATCGCCCAGAGAAAAGGGCTCAAGATCAACGAGTACGGGGTCTTCCGTGGTGAGGGCGAGGCAGAGGAGCGGATAGCCGGCACCAGCGAGGAGGAGGTTTTCGCAACCGTCGACCTGCCCTACATCGAACCGGAACTGCGGGAGAACAGCGGCGAAATCGAGGCGGCCCGGGAAGATCGGCTGCCGGAACTGATCGTCCCCGGAGACCTCCGCGGCGATCTGCATGCTCATACAAGGGCCACCGACGGCCGTTCTTCATTGAAGGAAATGGCGGAGGCCGCCCGCTCCCTCGGCTACAGCTACCTGGCGATTACCGAACACAGCCAGGCCGTCGCCATGGCCCGGGGTTTTGACGCCAGGCGGCTGGAGCAGCAGATCGAAGAGATTGATGAGCTCAATGAGGTCCTTTCAGGCTTTCGCGTTCTCAAGGGCATCGAAGTCGACATTCTCGAAGACGGCAGCCTCGACCTGCCCGACGAAGTGCTTGAGAAGCTTGATCTGACGGTCTGCGCCATTCACAGCAAATTCGACCTCACCCTGGAAAAGCAGACGGAACGCATCATCCGGGCGATGGACAATCCGCATTTCCGAATCCTCGCTCATCCGACCGGCCGGCTCATCAACAAGCGCGAGCCCTACCAAGTGAACATGGAGAAAATCATGAAGGCCGCCCTCGAACGGGGCTGCTTTATGGAAATAAACGCTCAACCGGACCGCCTCGATCTGAATGACCAGCATTGCCGCCTGGCGAAAGAGATGGGTCTGAAAGTGGCGATCTGTACCGACTCCCATCATACCGCCGGCCTCCGGAATGTGAAATACGGCATTTACCAGGCGCGCCGCGGGTGGCTGACCAGGGACGATGTCATCAATACGCGGGAGGTGGAGGATCTGCTGAAACTGCTCCAACGCTAGAAAGAAATCCGGCTTGTTTCATGAGTCTAATAGGGCCTATAAGACCCATAGGACCTATGGCGTCAATTCAGCCAAGACATTTCAAATCGAAATCGGAATCGAAATCGGCTTTTTGATTTTGACTTTACCCCTCACCCTTCCAACCGAATCCCCAGCTCCCGCAACTGCTCCAGCACCTTCTCGGCCCAGCCGTTGTTGGCCGCGGGGCTTGCGGGGCTTGGGTGCAGAATGCGGCCGATGCGGATATCCAGATCGGCCAGCGCTTCCCGGGCCCTTTCCTCGGCGAAACTGCCGATGCCTATTACGGTTTTGGCCTTGAGAGCGAGGACCGAATTTCTAAGGGCTTTGTCGCAGATATCGATGACCTGTCGCCGCTCCTGCGCCGGAAGCTGGACCGGTGTCCGGTTGCGGCCCGAGGCCTCCAGAAAAAGCAGTGGGCAGTAGTTCAGAACCAGAAAGCGCCGGAAAAATTTATCCGGTTCGCCGAATTTTTCCCGGAAAAGACCCCACAGGCGGCGCCCGCTTACCTCGCTGCGCCTGCAGTCGAGCCCGGTGACCGGTTTGCAGGGATTCTCCGAGGCCGGCCGGCCCACCGGTTCGCAGATCCTCAGCCAGTCGCGTACGACGGCCACCTCCCCAAAAGGCACGCCCGTCTGGGCCATTCCCCAGGGACCGGGGTTCATCCCCAGAAACACCGCCTCCTTGGGAGCCTTGCCGTAACGCTGCAGGTAGGCCTCATGACACTTCCAGGCATATTCGAGGGGATTGTAGACATGGGTGACGGGTTCGGCGAAATACAGGGACTGCAGATCATTCGATAACTTGCGAGTGATTTCGATCAATTGCATGAAACGTCTCCTGAAAAAATCGTTAGCCGCGATTTTGGCAGGCCCGGAGGTAAATTGCAATCAAAGCAGGGCAAAAATCCAAATCGAAATCGAAATCGGGATCGAAATCGGCTTTTGACCTTGAATGACCCCTCACTCCTCACTCCTCACTCCTCACTCCTCACCCCTCACGCTCTTCTCCCCGCACTTTAAATCCCTCATCCTTCTGTTAAAGTATTTGACGAATTGCCCGGTTTCATGCAAGAAACGCGTGAAAGAGAGAGCGACATGAATCCCTGGCATCTGGTTCCCGTGGACCAAACCCGCATCGACAAGGGCTTTCCGGTCGTCATCGAAATTCCCCGAGGGTCCAAGAACAAGTACGAACTCGACAAGCAGAGCGGACTGCTGCGTCTCGATCGGGTGTTGTACGGTGCCCTCCATTATCCGGCCAATTACGGATTCATCCCCAGGACCCTGGCAGAGGACGGCGATCCTCTGGACGTGCTGGTGCTCGGGCAGGAGCCGGTCCATCCGCTGACTCTGCTCGAGGCCCGAGCCATCGGCGTGATGCGCATGAGGGATGAAAAGGGCGCAGACGACAAGATCATCGCGGTCAACGTGCACGATCCGGCGGTGGCCGATTACACCGGCCACGAGGTGTTGCCCCATTACCAGATGCTGGAAATCCGAAAATTCTTCGAGGAATACAAGACCCTGGAAAACAAGGACGTGGTGGTGGAAGACCTGGAGGGTATTCCCAAAGCCCTGCAAATCATCGCTGCCGCCCTGGCCCGCTACAATGATATGGCTGATGAGCTGAAGAGGACAGAAAAGTGAACGAGGATCATCCTTCCAACCATTCCAACAATGCCTTGAAACAACGACCCGTCTATATCGTCGACGGATCCCGCACACCGTTTCTGAAAGTCCGGGGCAAACCGGGCCCTTTCAGCCCGGTCGACCTGGCGGTGCAGTGCGGCCGCCCGCTCCTGCTGCGTCAGGATCTGCCTCCCGACGCCTTCGACATGGTGATCCTCGGCTGCGTCAACGTCCTCGCCCATGAGATGAACCCGGCCCGGCTGGCGGCTCTGCGCCTGGGCCTGGGGGAAACCATGCCGGCCTTTACCGTTCAGATCAATTGCGGATCGGGCATGCTGTCGATCGACAATGCCTTCCGCTCCATTGCGTCCGGATCACAGGACCTGGTCCTGGCCGGGGGAGCCGAGGCGTTGAGCCAGGCGCCTCTGCTGGCGAAACCGGAAGCGGTCGCCTGGCTGGCGCAAATGCGGGAGGTCCGGTCCCCGGCGGAAAGCCTGCGCCTGATGAAGGGCTGGCGGGCGAATTTTTTGAAACCAGTGCTCGGTCTCAAACAGGGACTGACCGACCCCGTCGCCGGTCTGAGCATGGGACAGACCACGGAAATTCTGGCCCATCTGTTCGCAACAAGCCGGGAGGAAGCCGACCGTTACGCTCTGGAGAGTCACCAACGGCTGTCGCGCGCGCAAACCGAAGGCTGGCTTGAGGACGAAATCGAGGCGGCCATCTCCCCGACCGGCGAACTGTTCCAGCAGGACGATGGTGTCCGTCCCGACTCGACCCTGGAAGCCCTTTCCCGTCTCAAACCGGTCTTCGAGCCCCCCTTCGGCCTGGTGACGGCCGGAAACAGCTCCCAGGTCACCGACGGCGCCTCCTGGGTGATCCTCGCTTCCGAAAAGGCCTTGAAACAGTACCGCCTGACACCGAAGGCGGTGATCATCGACAGCGCCTGGGCCGCCCTCGATCCCCGTCTCATGGGGCTCGGCCCGGTCCTCGCAGCAACGGAGATTTTGCAGCGCTGGCGGGCGGCACTGGCCGACATCGACCTCTGGGAAATCAACGAAGCCTTCGCCGCTCAGGTCCTGGCCTGCCTCCGCGCCTGGGAGGATGGGGACTTCTGCAAGGGCGTTCTCGGCCTCGATCAGCCTCTCGGCCGCATCGATCGGGAGAAGCTGAATATCGACGGCGGCGCGATCAGTCTCGGCCATCCCGTCGGCGCGAGCGGCAACCGCATCCTGCTGCACCTGGTCAACGCCCTGCACCGCAAGGACCTGAAGGTCGGCATCGCCACCGAATGCATCGGCGGCGGTCAGGGCGGAGCCATGCTGGTCGAAAAAATTTGACTGTACGGGCGGACCCGCGTGTCCGCCCGTAGGATAGAAGGGACATTGTATGAAAGGCAACATCGGTCAATTTGTGCGGTCCCGGGAATTGGAAATGGGTCCCCTGTCTTCCCCCGAAAAGCGCGCTGAGGAAAGCCCCTGGGCCAACTGGCGGCTGGCCTGGGATGAAAACCGCGTGGCCTGGATCTCTTTTGATCGGCCGGAGAACAAGATTAATCTGCTTTCCGAGGAGGCGCTGCGGGAGTTCGGCGGGCTCCTGGAGACCGTCCAACGGCAAACCCCTGCCGGTCTGGTCCTGAGATCGGAGAAGCCCGCCGGGTTCTGCCATGGAGCCGATATCAATGAATTTTCCTCGCTGGGCGAGGATGCCCAGATCATCGACAAGCTCAATAAGGCCCATGCGATCGCCAACCGTCTTGCGGAATTGCCCTGCCCGACCGTCGCCGTTCTGCACGGTTTCTGTCTGGGAGGTGGGCTCGAGCTCGCCCTCTGCTGCGATTACCGGATCGCGGTTCCCGGCGCCCGCCTCGGCCTGCCGGAAGTGCTGCTGGGCCTGCATCCCGGCCTGGGAGCCACCGCCCGGCTCCCGCGTCTGATCGACCCGGTCCAGGCCATGACCCTGATGCTGACCGGCAAGATGATCCCTGCCAAGGAGGCCTATCAGCAGGGGTTGGTGGATGCTGTGGTGGAAGAGCGCCATGTCGCCGAAGCCGTCCGCGTCTTTACTCGAGGTCAAAGGCGCGGTCGTGAACCGGGTATCAAAAACAGGTTGCTGGCCTCCCGTCCGGCCCGCCGTCTTGAAGGCCGGTTGATGCGGGCGAAAAGCGCCAAAAAGGCGCCGCCGGAACATTACCCCGCGCCCGAGGCCCTGATCTCCCTCTGGGAAGAGAGCGGGGGCGACCTGGCGACCATGCTGGAGGCCGAAATCGCCTCTTTTGCCCGTTTGCTTTCCGACCCTACGGCCAGGAACCTGATACGGGTCTTCCTGCTGCGGGAAAAGATGAAAAAACTGACCGATTCGGAGCAGAGGCCTTTGCGTCAAGTCCATGTGATCGGCGCCGGCGCCATGGGAGGAGATATCGCGGCCTGGTGCGCCTACAAGGGGATCAGGGTCAGCCTGTACGACCGGCAGCCGATGACGATCGCCCAGGCGGTCAAGAAAACCGCCGATCTGTGTCACAGCAAAAAGCTCCCGGAGAAGGAGACCCGGGAAGTCCTCGACCGCCTGATCCCCGACCTGCGCAATCGGGGCGTTTTAAAGGCCGATCTTGTCATCGAAGCGGTCCCGGAAAAGATCGACATCAAACAGCAGGTCTATCAGGAGATCGAGCCCCTGTTGAAGGAAGGGGCCATCCTCGCCAGCAACACCTCCGCCATCCCTCTGGAGCAGTTGCGGGAGTTCTTGGCCGACCCCTCGCGATTCGTCGGACTGCATTTCTTCAATCCGGTTTCCAGAATGCAACTTGTGGAAGTGGTGCTGCATGACCAGCTTGGGCAGGAGGCCCTGGGCAAGGCCCGAACGTTTATCGGTCAGATCGATCGCCTGCCGGCGCCGGTGAACAGCTCACCGGGTTTTCTGGTCAACCGGATCCTGACTCCCTACCTTCTGGAAGCCATGATTCTGATGGACGAAGGGGTCCCTGCGGAAACCATCGACCAGGCCGCTCTCGATTTCGGCTTCCCGGTCGGACCTGTGGAACTGGCCGACCGGGTCGGACTGGACGTCTGCCTGAGCGTTGCCGAACTGCTGCGGAACCATCTCGGAGAGACCCTGGTCCCGGTCCCTGAGTGGCTGCGGGACATGGTCGCGGCGGGGGAAATGGGACGCAAGGCGGATCATGGCTTCTACAATTGGAAACAGGGCAAGCCGCAGAAGGACAACCGTTTCCCGGCACCGGAAAGGGATATGCTCGACCGACTTCTCCTGCCGATGCTGAACGCCGCCATGGCCTGCCTGTCCGCCGAGATCGTTGATGACGCGGACCTGCTGGATGGAGCGATGATATTCGGTACCGGCTTCCCCCCGTTTCTTGGGGGCCCCATTCATTACGCCCGCAGCCGGGGATTCAAAGACATTGCCGAAACCCTCGAGGTGATGGCGGCCAATTACGGCGAGCGATACAAGCCGGACCCCGGCTGGACTGAGAGAGATTGAGCCACACAGATAAAGGCATCAACCCTGTTATCGAACGCAGATAAAGTCGGATTTACGCAGATAAGGTCAAAACCACGGAAGTCTTCATTCGCTTTTATCCGCCCTTATCCGCAGTTATCTGCGTTCAATAAAAGCTTTTCGATTCTCCCGGTCTTCCTCTGTGTGCTGTAGTGCCAGGCTTTAGACAAGGCGACCATTGACAGATTCGCAAATTCCTTCCGTCATGCCCGAATGGTTCTATCGGGCATCCATGGATTC
This portion of the Syntrophotaleaceae bacterium genome encodes:
- a CDS encoding aldo/keto reductase, which encodes MEVSCIGLGGEGILRSCGREREAQAVIDRALDLGINYFESARAYADSESYYGLSLGSRRQGIFLASKAHDRSAAGAMEQLEQSLRALRTDWLDLWQIHDVRTDEDLQKIFAPNGLLEAFRRAKKDGKARFIGITGHQDPDILLQALTLYEFDTVLLPVNPAETHWLSFPHIVLPEARRQEMGAIGMKVFCRGFGLQIPGQGSASLWLRYALSFDVSTIVIGCDNPLQVTENFEASQISPLNTEERLALEKAIKPWAKRLMPYKQSRNPKKSIPKPVRFRPLNSDC
- a CDS encoding STAS/SEC14 domain-containing protein, whose amino-acid sequence is MYERLNRSTGSSLAYRITRPLGREEMQQITDELEGTISVHGRIRVLIDLKAFPFDGLGSLWEELKFDIRHTPRLERLAIVGGTDVQQWVSRIFGVLTHTRCHCFNEGELDRAWDWLTGD
- a CDS encoding complex I NDUFA9 subunit family protein, which codes for MQVFVTGSTGFVGGEVLRQLAAAGHQVVALVRPGSEGKLEKHPDIRIHPGDVTDPGSLPEGMRGCEAVIHLVGIIREFPDKGVTFERLHVQGTENVLRAAAASGTGRYLHMSANGARADGYSEYERTKWRAEQAVGDSGLEWTIFRPSLIFGPGSDLFSMLSKMVRLAPVVPVIGDGRYRLQPVALEQVAESFVRALSLPETVGRIFHLCGSEDYAYNEILDLIGKALGKDKVRKIHQPVSLVKPVVRVMEQFSAFPITSGQLTMLLEGNICDRGPWADTFGIEPISFAQGVKNCLGQ
- a CDS encoding MgtC/SapB family protein; translation: MKINMQVWQQLGIALGLGLLVGLQREWSQPRAAGIRSFALITVLGTVCSILSVRFGGWILAGGLIALGATMVMANLGRKTTREAHPGPTTEVAALVMFAVGALLPTGRVAEAVAIGGGVAMLLHWKQPLHGFVQRIGEAEIRAVFRLVLIALVILPLLPDHSYGPYHVLNPFHIWLMVVLIVGISLGGFLVARYMGAETGSVLSGLLGGIISSTATTVSYARRTRTSPEASPLAALVIMIASTVVFIRVAFEVALVAPEIFWEMLPQFGLMTLWMGLISLAAYLLAHRKKADIPEPKDPSNLIAAVVFGALYALVLLAVAAAEEHFGDAGLYVVAAFSGLTDMDAITLSTAQMIKNDRLDLDTGWRMVMIGALSNIMFKAFIVGALGQARLLARISVLFGFSLAGGLLLLWLWP
- a CDS encoding ribose-phosphate pyrophosphokinase, translating into MKPMVLIGRSLPALGERLMQALDAQPGRCLIEVFPDGEIKVQVKEALEGRKVFLLQSTHAPAGAHLLELLLLADACRRRGAQSIVAIVPYFGYARQDRRVTGEEPIGARLVADLLACRCDRIIAFDLHTPAIEGFADIPLLHLTAVPLLAETYRKHRHSNDVLVAPDAGAVRLANRYGELLDLPVAYVEKVRKSDREVSVRAVTGEVKDRSPVLVDDMISTGGTMVAAVKALLEAGAKPDISIMASHCLLVGEAADRLAKLPLQRILTTDSITLAATRPLPLERYSLAQILADEVNRIAGIPLEN
- a CDS encoding glucose 1-dehydrogenase, translating into MPNPASLQGQAALVTGSSSGIGRACAEALAAAGADVAINYHHSAQQAREAADQISRQHGVKTVTIGADVSQEQDVERMFARTLEAFGHLDILVSNAGIQKDAPFADMTLEQWRKVIDVNLTGGFLCARAAAREFLRRGPVPERSRALGKIIFISSVHQRIPWGGHVNYAASKGGLMLLMKSIAQELAPRKIRVNAVAPGAIRTDINRDVWEDEQTAAKLCSLIPYGRMGDTLDIGPAVAWLASDAADYISGETLFIDGGMTLYPGFGTGR
- the polX gene encoding DNA polymerase/3'-5' exonuclease PolX; translated protein: MPITNADIARIFNHIADLLEIDGDNPFRVRAYRNAARTISDQPQGMAEMLEDGKDLSQLPGIGKDLAGKVAEIVASDRLEMLRTLEAKVPPDLCELLRLTGLGPKRIAVLYRQLGIKTFDELAAAARDQRIRELPGFGKKTEENILREIKGKTAMALRTRLAEAEQVAEPLQAYLKATEGVKQVMVAGSYRRRLETVGDLDILVACERGSPVMDRFTDFENVVEVLAKGGTKSSVRLRGGLQVDLRVVPAVSYGAALYYFTGSKAHNIAVRQIAQRKGLKINEYGVFRGEGEAEERIAGTSEEEVFATVDLPYIEPELRENSGEIEAAREDRLPELIVPGDLRGDLHAHTRATDGRSSLKEMAEAARSLGYSYLAITEHSQAVAMARGFDARRLEQQIEEIDELNEVLSGFRVLKGIEVDILEDGSLDLPDEVLEKLDLTVCAIHSKFDLTLEKQTERIIRAMDNPHFRILAHPTGRLINKREPYQVNMEKIMKAALERGCFMEINAQPDRLDLNDQHCRLAKEMGLKVAICTDSHHTAGLRNVKYGIYQARRGWLTRDDVINTREVEDLLKLLQR